The following are encoded in a window of Aromatoleum petrolei genomic DNA:
- the ccsA gene encoding cytochrome c biogenesis protein CcsA, translated as MTDLLQTELVAFWASVVAYSLATVAAISALVFRRDWPRLILLLLIGGWLLHTAAFGARWMRIGHLPVINTFEMLSANVWGLVAAVWLGYVLLPRVRAFAAFVLPVVTLLMGWMMLIPMDGSSLPPTYRTVWLFIHIGFLKIFLGAAFVALGIALITIFRKFDIGTGALARFPGDAELDATAYRCMALALIFDTLGIVAGAIWAQDAWGRYWSWDPLEVWSLVTWLAIGLTLHVRASFRTPPLTNSLLVTGTFVVAFFTFFGIPFISTALHKGAI; from the coding sequence ATGACCGACCTGCTGCAAACCGAACTCGTCGCCTTCTGGGCGTCCGTCGTTGCCTACAGCCTGGCGACCGTTGCGGCCATCAGTGCCCTGGTGTTCCGCCGCGACTGGCCTCGCCTGATCCTGCTGCTGCTGATCGGCGGATGGCTCCTGCACACGGCCGCGTTCGGTGCGCGCTGGATGCGCATCGGCCACCTGCCGGTGATCAACACCTTCGAGATGCTGTCGGCCAATGTCTGGGGCCTCGTCGCCGCAGTGTGGCTCGGCTACGTGCTGTTGCCGCGGGTGCGCGCCTTCGCCGCCTTCGTGCTGCCGGTCGTGACCTTGCTGATGGGCTGGATGATGCTGATCCCGATGGACGGTTCGTCGCTGCCGCCGACCTACCGGACGGTATGGCTGTTCATCCACATTGGGTTCCTGAAGATCTTTCTCGGCGCAGCCTTTGTCGCGCTGGGTATCGCACTGATCACGATCTTCCGCAAGTTCGACATTGGCACCGGCGCGCTTGCCCGCTTCCCCGGGGACGCGGAACTGGACGCCACCGCCTACCGCTGCATGGCGCTGGCGCTGATCTTCGACACGCTGGGCATCGTCGCCGGCGCGATCTGGGCACAAGACGCGTGGGGCCGTTACTGGTCGTGGGATCCGCTGGAGGTCTGGTCGCTGGTGACCTGGCTCGCGATTGGGCTGACGCTGCACGTGCGCGCGTCCTTCCGCACGCCACCGCTGACCAACTCGCTGCTGGTCACGGGCACTTTCGTCGTCGCGTTCTTCACCTTCTTCGGCATCCCCTTCATCTCCACGGCGCTGCACAAGGGGGCGATCTGA
- a CDS encoding tetratricopeptide repeat protein yields the protein MTTHAQPREVRDYRRGAILAVPFSIALIATVVSLMPGRGVESGNPHSAASPFPSVAPHAPANFRVDESREAEPASGTGLKVDPGKDAAGHVSEVRRATLDSLNALAREALKRGLPEQAADSLLKAMFLVPEDAEAFHLMGDVMMQRGRFGEAREYYEGAIDRDPLRAEAYFGHAEASEAMGDLESALGGMRSYLHVVTDKDPFRLKVAQARSAIWEWESKLGRGPWGPTRGIPPGFTEEELRRDGKGVAVKMPIPGTTDESGVTKYEIKHADKIRMFEKE from the coding sequence ATGACCACTCACGCTCAGCCTCGCGAGGTGCGCGATTACCGCCGTGGCGCGATCCTCGCCGTACCCTTTTCGATCGCCCTCATTGCCACGGTGGTATCGCTGATGCCTGGCCGCGGCGTCGAATCGGGCAATCCGCACAGCGCCGCCTCGCCTTTCCCGTCGGTCGCGCCGCACGCGCCCGCGAATTTCCGCGTCGACGAGTCCCGCGAGGCCGAACCGGCGTCCGGCACGGGGCTGAAGGTCGACCCGGGCAAGGATGCAGCCGGCCACGTAAGTGAAGTTCGCCGCGCGACGCTCGACTCCCTCAACGCGCTCGCCCGAGAGGCTTTGAAACGCGGACTCCCCGAACAGGCCGCTGACTCTCTCCTCAAGGCGATGTTCCTGGTACCCGAAGACGCGGAAGCCTTCCATTTGATGGGCGATGTGATGATGCAGCGCGGTCGCTTCGGTGAGGCGCGCGAGTACTACGAAGGGGCGATCGACCGCGACCCGCTGCGCGCGGAAGCGTACTTCGGCCATGCCGAGGCCTCGGAGGCGATGGGCGACCTCGAATCCGCGCTCGGAGGCATGCGCAGCTACCTGCACGTGGTGACCGACAAGGACCCCTTCCGCCTCAAGGTCGCGCAGGCGCGCTCGGCAATCTGGGAATGGGAATCGAAACTCGGTCGCGGCCCGTGGGGGCCGACCCGCGGCATCCCCCCGGGCTTCACGGAAGAGGAACTGCGGCGCGACGGCAAGGGGGTCGCGGTGAAGATGCCGATCCCCGGCACCACCGATGAGAGCGGCGTGACGAAATATGAGATAAAGCACGCCGACAAGATCAGGATGTTCGAGAAAGAATGA
- a CDS encoding formylglycine-generating enzyme family protein, whose protein sequence is MPLYQHVAIIATALYCALSPQPSHAQTPAVALPREVLINGVEFIHIPAGNFWYGIENVDYSQNQKPIGGEYVRDVRIWLDGFYLAKFEARARDFKRFMEQPNVKHRNQYAGERDGCSVTGNATAGYTLKEPEQDLPATHLSNELSAEFAQWLGFRLPTEMEWVKAARGTDKRMFPWGDEYPDDTFAGFKSHAGCSPAPVDAFANGRSPYGLYNMGGNVYEHVADWYDNTYDLALKDGLRNPAPAAKGSLREDIDRPMKILKGGRWATHARGMTIYSRNLNRPDGGFVCFGTRFAIDEEAVARHLQAGTARVIAQK, encoded by the coding sequence ATGCCGCTTTACCAACACGTCGCCATCATTGCCACGGCCTTGTACTGTGCCCTTTCGCCTCAGCCATCCCACGCCCAGACGCCGGCAGTCGCCCTGCCGCGCGAGGTGCTGATCAACGGCGTCGAATTCATCCACATTCCGGCCGGAAATTTCTGGTATGGCATCGAAAACGTCGATTATTCCCAGAATCAGAAACCGATAGGCGGCGAGTACGTCCGGGATGTCCGGATCTGGCTGGACGGCTTCTATCTCGCCAAGTTCGAGGCGCGTGCGCGCGATTTCAAACGCTTCATGGAGCAGCCGAACGTCAAGCACCGCAACCAGTACGCGGGGGAAAGGGACGGGTGCTCGGTGACCGGAAACGCCACCGCCGGCTATACGCTCAAGGAACCCGAGCAGGACCTCCCCGCAACGCACCTGTCGAACGAGCTGTCGGCCGAGTTCGCGCAATGGCTGGGCTTCCGCCTGCCGACCGAAATGGAATGGGTCAAGGCCGCGCGAGGCACGGACAAACGCATGTTCCCGTGGGGCGATGAGTACCCCGATGACACTTTCGCGGGCTTCAAATCACACGCCGGCTGCAGCCCCGCGCCCGTCGACGCATTCGCCAACGGCCGCTCCCCCTACGGCCTGTACAACATGGGGGGCAACGTGTACGAGCATGTCGCCGACTGGTACGACAACACCTACGACCTCGCGCTCAAGGACGGGCTGCGCAACCCCGCGCCGGCAGCCAAGGGCTCGCTGCGCGAGGACATCGACCGCCCGATGAAGATCCTCAAGGGCGGCCGCTGGGCAACGCACGCGCGGGGGATGACGATCTATTCGCGCAACCTGAACCGCCCGGACGGCGGCTTTGTCTGTTTCGGCACACGCTTCGCAATCGACGAGGAGGCCGTCGCGCGCCACCTGCAGGCCGGCACCGCCCGGGTAATCGCACAGAAATGA
- a CDS encoding formylglycine-generating enzyme family protein encodes MRPLTATTAALLFAAGMTSTALHAADAGKPRTWTDPKSGLEFVRVGKACFRMGNDAQLPPEDENGWARVKYKESLSADEAPAHEACLDTYWLGRHEVTRRQWQQVMGSLPDGNAEGADNLPVTRVTWEQARAFTERLSAMNGKRHRFRLPTEAEWEFACRGASPTSLDRDVPANETELQEIAVADIRAPVAPATVGSRKPNAAGFHDLLGNVWEWTADDYAANAYARHSLYNPRHSAGSDTAVIRGGSVRTEFVQTRCTMRGHYPKSDTLRLIGLRIVRED; translated from the coding sequence ATGAGACCGCTCACCGCGACAACCGCGGCCCTGCTCTTCGCCGCCGGAATGACGAGCACAGCCCTTCACGCTGCGGACGCTGGCAAGCCGCGCACCTGGACCGACCCGAAGTCGGGCCTCGAGTTCGTCCGCGTCGGCAAGGCCTGCTTCCGCATGGGAAACGATGCGCAGCTGCCGCCTGAAGACGAAAACGGGTGGGCGCGCGTCAAGTACAAGGAATCACTCTCGGCCGACGAGGCGCCCGCGCACGAAGCCTGCCTCGATACCTACTGGCTCGGCCGTCATGAAGTCACGCGCAGGCAATGGCAACAGGTGATGGGTTCCCTGCCCGACGGCAATGCCGAAGGCGCCGACAACCTGCCCGTGACACGGGTAACCTGGGAGCAGGCGCGCGCATTCACCGAGCGCCTCTCGGCGATGAACGGCAAACGCCATCGCTTCCGCCTGCCGACGGAAGCGGAATGGGAATTCGCCTGCCGCGGCGCAAGCCCCACATCACTGGACCGGGACGTTCCGGCGAACGAGACGGAACTGCAGGAGATCGCTGTTGCCGACATCCGCGCCCCCGTCGCACCGGCAACGGTCGGCAGTCGCAAGCCCAATGCCGCCGGCTTCCACGACCTGCTCGGCAACGTGTGGGAATGGACCGCCGACGACTACGCCGCCAACGCCTACGCCCGCCACAGCCTGTACAACCCGCGCCACAGCGCCGGAAGCGACACGGCCGTGATCCGCGGAGGCAGCGTGCGGACCGAATTTGTGCAGACGCGCTGCACGATGCGCGGACACTATCCGAAAAGCGACACCCTGAGACTGATCGGGCTGCGCATCGTGCGCGAGGACTAA
- a CDS encoding cytochrome c biogenesis protein ResB produces the protein MSTPAEPARPTAWALAIASPKLSAAFFVLAAGCALWASTPGRSATLAMLVPFSLLAANLIAAIATNRRFRTDLPLLVFHLALLAMTATFVIARLTYFEGQATVTAGAGFEGEMLAQESGPVHANRLDRIRFTNLGFTENFSARSHYHATYNRVGWQTTDGDAHTADIGDDIPLILHGYRIYTSRHRGFSPVFRWQKPDGTDELGTVQLRDNNGGEFASANDWALPDGEKAWLMVDFEADESPGEARSRTNFGVDPLHHQLILRIGNDRHILKPGQSVVRANGTLTYVRLGSWMGYRIVADPTKPWLIGSIALAVLSLVWFYARILFRPIPQTPTCP, from the coding sequence ATGTCCACACCCGCAGAACCCGCGCGGCCGACAGCCTGGGCGCTCGCAATCGCGTCGCCCAAGCTGTCGGCCGCCTTCTTCGTGTTGGCGGCCGGCTGTGCACTGTGGGCGAGCACACCTGGCCGCAGCGCCACGCTCGCGATGCTCGTCCCTTTCTCGCTGCTAGCGGCCAACCTGATCGCTGCCATCGCGACGAATCGGCGCTTCCGCACCGACCTGCCGCTGTTGGTATTCCATCTGGCCCTGCTCGCGATGACCGCCACATTCGTGATCGCCCGCCTGACCTACTTCGAGGGACAGGCCACCGTGACCGCCGGGGCTGGCTTCGAAGGCGAAATGCTCGCCCAGGAAAGTGGTCCCGTCCATGCAAACCGTCTCGACAGGATACGTTTCACCAACCTCGGATTCACCGAGAACTTCTCCGCCCGCAGTCACTATCACGCGACCTACAACCGTGTCGGCTGGCAGACGACAGATGGCGACGCGCACACGGCAGACATCGGTGACGACATTCCTCTGATTCTCCACGGCTACCGCATCTACACGAGCCGACATCGCGGCTTCTCACCGGTGTTCCGCTGGCAGAAACCCGACGGCACTGACGAGCTGGGGACCGTGCAGTTGCGCGACAACAATGGCGGCGAATTTGCGAGCGCCAACGACTGGGCGCTCCCGGACGGCGAGAAGGCATGGCTGATGGTGGACTTCGAGGCCGACGAGAGTCCCGGCGAAGCCCGCTCTCGCACCAACTTCGGTGTCGACCCGCTGCACCACCAGCTGATCCTGCGTATCGGCAACGACCGCCACATCCTCAAGCCCGGCCAGAGCGTGGTTCGCGCCAACGGCACTCTCACCTACGTCCGGCTGGGCTCGTGGATGGGCTACCGCATCGTCGCCGACCCGACCAAGCCGTGGCTCATCGGCAGCATCGCGCTCGCGGTCCTGTCGCTGGTCTGGTTCTACGCCCGCATCCTGTTTCGACCCATTCCCCAAACGCCCACCTGCCCATGA
- a CDS encoding cytochrome c3 family protein, translating into MKNFHRFHALMLVAAALLGYGAQVPAQNTNAKISNTKHNLSANGPGTVKSAATSSGGTDQICVFCHTPHAANATAPGPLWNRTLSTATYTPYTSNSLDAEDILNGTIGQPGGASKLCLSCHDGTLALGAVANSPGSGTGTGKSISMVGTPDGKMPTTDNTTGYTRNLGVDLRNDHPISFTFQSAPPESDTLSRRDGEFRSPPYSVQVAGETKTVVGIRSRGTKPMLPLDHEGKVQCTSCHDPHLDASKFLRLNRFQTGGSPGTNFNPSSDQICLGCHDKNKDRQGNAFLAWSNSAHANTSVATYSYLGTASTQREFPAGIKVWEAGCLNCHDTHTVQGSRRILREGTDSSATPKAGGNPAIEETCYQCHTTAAANILSVPTMTASTGVPNIRSDFTTTGNKRMPIASGDQPANAEKHDIGGNFSDSFVSCNTPTNKCGADFIEDPTLLGSGNHLNRHVECTDCHNPHRVLKNALFNGKGSASQRTHVPGSNIASGPLRGTWGVEPTAGVVSTATSFPETPSTYTVKRGEPGGSEDTARTNPYLTREYQLCLKCHSDYGAGTTFPSLGSFTGGTATNTNGMSKYTNVAAEFSAVKATDPPTTGTDQGEKTNSGTACGGGDCNPSGTSPIGGGTGNNHRSWHPVMWPTGRDAKERTRNSSGTFTNIRNPFSTGLGTQTMYCSDCHGNSGSWSQGTTQGATGNGPNLAQVQGPHGSPQNFILKGKWDDSVTPSNTRDGNSSGGICGRCHHPSTASGFAGADSEASHGWDAKTSRYCMACHIAVPHGWKNKAFLVNLACVGPEGGKAAGCTQVGSTSTETIAPYYYRALLRINTWQASGQWTEGSCGVSGNNGKDWMSSACGF; encoded by the coding sequence ATGAAGAATTTCCACAGATTCCATGCCCTGATGCTCGTCGCTGCAGCCCTGCTCGGGTACGGCGCGCAGGTACCCGCGCAGAACACGAATGCGAAGATCTCGAACACCAAGCACAACCTCTCGGCAAACGGCCCGGGAACGGTCAAATCCGCCGCGACCAGCTCAGGTGGCACGGACCAGATCTGCGTCTTCTGCCACACCCCGCACGCGGCCAACGCCACCGCCCCCGGCCCGCTGTGGAACCGCACGCTGTCCACGGCCACCTACACCCCCTACACCTCGAACTCGCTCGACGCCGAAGACATTCTCAACGGGACGATCGGGCAGCCCGGGGGTGCCTCCAAGCTGTGCCTGTCCTGCCACGACGGCACGCTCGCGCTCGGCGCCGTCGCGAACTCTCCCGGCAGCGGCACCGGCACCGGCAAGAGCATCTCCATGGTCGGCACACCCGACGGCAAGATGCCCACGACCGACAATACGACGGGCTACACGCGCAACCTTGGCGTCGATCTGCGCAACGACCACCCGATCTCCTTCACCTTCCAGAGCGCACCTCCGGAATCCGACACCCTGTCCAGGCGCGACGGGGAATTCCGCTCGCCGCCTTATTCGGTCCAAGTCGCGGGTGAGACGAAAACCGTGGTGGGGATTCGCAGCCGGGGCACAAAGCCGATGCTGCCGCTCGACCATGAGGGCAAGGTACAGTGCACGAGCTGTCACGATCCGCACCTCGACGCGAGTAAATTCCTGCGCTTGAACCGCTTCCAGACAGGCGGCAGCCCCGGGACCAACTTCAATCCCAGCTCGGACCAGATCTGCCTCGGCTGCCACGACAAGAACAAGGATCGGCAGGGCAATGCTTTTCTGGCCTGGTCGAACTCCGCTCACGCCAACACCAGCGTCGCCACGTATTCGTATCTGGGCACGGCATCGACGCAGCGCGAGTTTCCGGCCGGCATCAAGGTCTGGGAAGCGGGCTGCCTGAACTGTCACGACACCCACACGGTGCAGGGCTCGCGGCGGATCCTGCGCGAAGGCACCGACAGTTCCGCCACGCCAAAGGCGGGCGGCAACCCTGCCATCGAGGAAACCTGCTACCAGTGCCATACCACCGCTGCCGCCAATATCCTGAGCGTGCCAACGATGACGGCAAGCACGGGCGTACCGAACATCCGCAGCGACTTCACGACGACCGGCAACAAGCGCATGCCGATCGCAAGCGGTGACCAGCCCGCGAACGCGGAGAAGCACGACATCGGCGGCAATTTCAGCGACAGCTTCGTAAGCTGCAACACACCCACCAACAAGTGCGGCGCAGATTTCATCGAGGACCCCACGCTGCTTGGCTCTGGCAACCACCTCAACCGGCACGTCGAATGCACGGACTGCCACAACCCCCACCGGGTGCTGAAGAATGCGCTGTTCAACGGCAAGGGCTCCGCGTCGCAGCGTACGCACGTTCCCGGAAGCAACATCGCGTCCGGCCCGCTGCGTGGCACCTGGGGTGTCGAACCCACCGCGGGCGTAGTCTCCACGGCGACCAGCTTCCCTGAAACGCCAAGCACCTACACCGTCAAGCGCGGCGAACCGGGCGGCAGCGAGGATACAGCACGCACCAACCCCTATCTCACGCGTGAATACCAACTGTGCCTGAAGTGCCATTCCGACTACGGTGCGGGTACCACCTTCCCCTCGCTCGGCAGCTTCACGGGCGGCACTGCCACCAACACCAACGGCATGTCGAAATACACCAACGTCGCGGCCGAATTCTCGGCCGTCAAGGCCACCGACCCACCGACCACGGGCACCGACCAAGGCGAGAAGACCAACTCGGGCACCGCCTGCGGTGGCGGCGACTGCAATCCGAGCGGCACCTCCCCCATCGGCGGCGGCACCGGCAACAACCACCGCTCGTGGCACCCGGTGATGTGGCCGACGGGTCGCGATGCGAAAGAACGCACGCGCAACTCGTCCGGCACCTTCACCAATATCCGCAACCCGTTCAGCACGGGCCTGGGCACCCAGACGATGTATTGCTCCGACTGCCACGGAAATTCGGGCTCCTGGAGCCAGGGCACGACTCAGGGCGCCACCGGCAACGGTCCGAATCTGGCGCAAGTGCAGGGGCCGCACGGCTCGCCGCAGAATTTCATCCTCAAGGGCAAATGGGACGATTCGGTAACCCCCAGCAACACGCGGGACGGCAACAGCAGCGGCGGCATCTGCGGGCGCTGTCATCATCCGAGCACGGCGAGCGGTTTCGCCGGCGCGGACTCTGAGGCGTCGCACGGCTGGGACGCCAAGACCTCGCGTTACTGCATGGCCTGCCACATCGCGGTGCCGCACGGCTGGAAGAACAAGGCCTTCCTCGTGAACCTCGCCTGCGTTGGCCCCGAAGGCGGCAAGGCCGCCGGCTGTACCCAGGTCGGCAGCACCAGCACCGAAACGATCGCGCCGTACTACTACCGCGCGCTGCTGCGCATCAACACATGGCAGGCCAGCGGCCAATGGACGGAGGGGAGCTGCGGCGTGTCAGGGAATAACGGCAAGGACTGGATGTCCAGCGCGTGCGGATTCTGA
- a CDS encoding B12-binding domain-containing radical SAM protein: MKTNGSPITFIPPPRTGPVTPRQRKIKRVALVTVPYHSGVVESAGTWLNVGFVYIAGSLREAGYEVDYYDAMALWHDEDQIRKRLEDFRPDVVCTSAFTAAIVAATKLLRLAKDIDPETVTVIGNVHATFCYQEMLRVDNDAIDYVVRGEGERTLPELLDCLNAGDDPAKVAGIAFWRDDGVIATRSAPFIRDLDALPTAWDLVEWPIYKYRAKNDARLAIVSSARGCQQDCSFCSQKLFWRRGWRARSAENFVAEIEMLHQQYGVEVAMLADEIPTFDRARWERILQLMIERKPGVRLLMETRVDDIVRDEDIMDSYAEAGVEHIYVGVEAGQQATLDLFKKGSKAADSRRAIDIINGADIVSETSFVLGMPGDTPETFKEAVELAKLYNPDMAFFLAIAPWPYADLYPQLEAHVATKDYSKYNLVQPVVKPDAMTLEEVERELGRASRNFFMHKFQNLDQLSSWKQEFMLAVFDILINHSYLSGQMQEMAAGQRMPEAVKQMLRKVNATRRDLKVQAGAEPRNFAPIP; this comes from the coding sequence ATGAAAACCAACGGCTCCCCGATCACCTTCATCCCCCCCCCACGCACCGGTCCCGTCACCCCCCGCCAACGCAAGATCAAGCGCGTTGCGCTCGTCACCGTGCCCTATCACTCGGGAGTCGTCGAATCGGCCGGTACCTGGCTCAACGTCGGCTTCGTGTACATTGCCGGCTCGCTGCGCGAGGCGGGCTACGAGGTCGATTACTACGACGCGATGGCCCTGTGGCACGACGAGGACCAGATCCGCAAGCGCCTCGAGGACTTCCGCCCCGACGTCGTGTGCACCTCGGCGTTCACCGCAGCGATCGTCGCCGCGACGAAGCTGCTGCGCCTCGCCAAGGACATCGACCCGGAGACCGTCACCGTCATCGGCAACGTGCACGCCACCTTCTGCTACCAGGAGATGCTGCGCGTCGACAACGACGCCATCGACTACGTCGTGCGCGGCGAAGGCGAACGCACCCTGCCCGAGCTGCTCGACTGCCTCAACGCCGGCGACGACCCGGCCAAGGTCGCCGGCATCGCCTTCTGGCGCGACGACGGCGTCATCGCCACCCGCTCGGCCCCCTTCATCCGCGACCTCGACGCCCTGCCCACCGCCTGGGACCTCGTCGAGTGGCCTATCTACAAGTACCGCGCCAAGAACGACGCACGCCTCGCCATCGTCTCCTCCGCGCGCGGCTGCCAGCAGGACTGCTCGTTCTGCTCGCAAAAGCTCTTCTGGCGCCGCGGCTGGCGCGCCCGCAGCGCCGAGAACTTCGTCGCCGAAATCGAGATGCTGCACCAGCAGTACGGCGTCGAGGTCGCCATGCTCGCCGACGAGATCCCGACCTTCGACCGCGCCCGCTGGGAACGCATCCTCCAGCTCATGATCGAGCGCAAGCCCGGTGTGCGCCTGCTGATGGAAACCCGCGTCGACGACATCGTGCGCGACGAGGACATCATGGACAGCTACGCCGAGGCCGGTGTCGAGCACATCTACGTTGGCGTCGAGGCCGGCCAGCAGGCCACCCTCGACCTCTTCAAGAAAGGCTCGAAGGCTGCCGACTCGCGCCGCGCCATCGACATCATCAACGGCGCCGACATCGTCTCCGAGACCTCCTTCGTGCTCGGCATGCCCGGCGACACGCCGGAGACCTTCAAGGAAGCCGTGGAGCTCGCCAAGCTCTACAACCCCGACATGGCCTTCTTCTTGGCCATCGCGCCGTGGCCCTACGCCGACCTCTACCCGCAACTTGAGGCCCACGTCGCCACCAAGGACTACAGCAAGTACAACCTCGTGCAGCCCGTCGTCAAACCCGACGCGATGACGCTCGAGGAAGTCGAGCGCGAACTCGGCCGCGCCTCGCGCAACTTCTTCATGCACAAGTTCCAGAACCTGGATCAGCTGTCATCGTGGAAGCAGGAATTCATGCTGGCGGTGTTCGACATTCTCATCAACCACTCCTACCTCTCGGGCCAGATGCAGGAAATGGCGGCCGGTCAGCGCATGCCCGAGGCGGTCAAACAGATGCTGCGCAAGGTGAACGCCACGCGCCGCGACCTCAAGGTCCAGGCCGGCGCCGAACCGCGCAACTTCGCGCCGATTCCATAA
- a CDS encoding acyl-protein synthetase has translation MTTNAPAAAPQPDPVREGLAERIRAMIAAGVDADRSPFDKLALDIFAWQFERNIPYREFCTAKGITPAQVADWRQIPAFPTDSFKTAIVTSFPPEQAVMAQITSGTTANRRGQIFRDDIGRELILTANRTMTAAYLFPDFARGQRCRILILAPSPEMAPSMGMAVGMDETRRHFGTPDSRFLLDYSGLDIKGMIAAIEESEATGVPLAMIGSTSAFVYFFNACKARGLRFRLPAGSRIGDGGGYRGRFGELTQDDYFRLAVEVLGIPASHCVNVLGMAESATNYFDDTLRAAVHGRSSQRRRLTPPWARVAAVGLDDLQPLPAGEVGLLRHYDLANLPTVLAVQTDNLGYVDHDGSFQIVGRAKLVDGKVTPLPSERPVGPMGDKRIFRFLEAYVNFSIRFKMGLARARQPAATTGAVPTSLPMTPPVCPCDELSEEMLANPVPRAESATDSSAAVR, from the coding sequence ATGACCACCAACGCTCCCGCCGCCGCCCCCCAGCCCGACCCCGTGCGCGAAGGGCTCGCCGAGCGCATCCGCGCGATGATCGCCGCAGGCGTCGACGCCGATCGCAGCCCCTTCGACAAGCTCGCACTGGACATCTTCGCCTGGCAGTTCGAGCGCAACATCCCCTACCGCGAATTCTGTACCGCCAAGGGCATCACCCCGGCGCAGGTCGCCGACTGGCGCCAGATCCCCGCCTTCCCGACGGACAGCTTCAAGACCGCGATCGTCACCTCCTTCCCGCCCGAGCAGGCCGTGATGGCGCAGATCACCAGCGGCACCACGGCCAACCGGCGCGGGCAGATCTTCCGCGACGACATCGGCCGCGAGCTCATCCTCACGGCCAACCGCACGATGACCGCGGCTTACCTCTTCCCCGACTTCGCGCGCGGCCAGCGCTGCCGCATCCTCATCCTCGCGCCCAGTCCCGAAATGGCGCCCTCGATGGGCATGGCGGTCGGCATGGACGAGACACGCCGCCATTTCGGCACGCCGGACAGCCGCTTCCTGCTCGACTACTCGGGCCTCGACATCAAGGGCATGATCGCCGCGATAGAAGAATCCGAAGCGACCGGTGTCCCGCTCGCGATGATCGGCTCGACCTCGGCCTTCGTCTATTTCTTCAACGCCTGCAAGGCGCGCGGTCTGCGCTTCCGCCTGCCCGCCGGCAGCCGCATCGGTGACGGCGGTGGCTACCGCGGGCGCTTCGGCGAACTCACGCAGGACGACTACTTCCGTCTCGCCGTTGAAGTGCTCGGCATCCCCGCCTCGCATTGCGTGAACGTGCTCGGCATGGCCGAAAGCGCCACCAACTACTTCGACGACACGCTGCGCGCCGCCGTTCACGGCCGCAGCTCGCAACGCCGCCGCCTCACCCCGCCGTGGGCGCGCGTCGCCGCGGTCGGCCTCGACGACCTGCAACCGCTTCCTGCCGGCGAGGTTGGCCTGCTGCGCCACTACGACCTCGCCAACCTGCCGACCGTACTGGCCGTGCAGACCGACAACCTCGGCTATGTCGACCATGACGGCAGCTTCCAGATCGTCGGCCGTGCAAAGCTCGTCGACGGCAAGGTCACGCCGCTGCCGAGCGAACGCCCCGTCGGGCCGATGGGCGACAAGCGGATCTTCCGCTTCCTCGAGGCCTACGTGAATTTCTCCATCCGCTTCAAGATGGGCCTCGCCCGTGCGCGCCAGCCGGCGGCAACCACCGGTGCCGTGCCGACGTCGCTGCCGATGACGCCGCCCGTCTGCCCATGCGACGAGCTAAGCGAGGAAATGCTCGCCAACCCCGTTCCGCGCGCCGAATCCGCCACCGACTCCTCCGCCGCGGTGCGCTAA